The following is a genomic window from Trachemys scripta elegans isolate TJP31775 chromosome 16, CAS_Tse_1.0, whole genome shotgun sequence.
GTGCCACAGCCCTTAATGCCCCCTTACAACCCCAGGGGTTCAGGATGGTCCCTGGTTTACGAATGGGGCTGCAGGCCTACAGGAGCTGGGAGAGGCCCTTGGCAGCTCCTGGATCCCTCCCCTGTGTTCCAGACACTTGACACCCCCTCCCGCAACTCACCTTGGATCCACCCCTCCTGcctgctccagcagcacagaCCTCTGCTGGGGATGCCTGGCCATGGTCCTGCTGTCCGGCTCAGAGCtgcctgcaggccctgggctctCCAGAGTGCCCTGAATCAGCACTTTCCTCAAGCTCTCAGCTCCCTTGGCCTCTGGCTCCTGCCTGTTGGCCGGCCTTGCTGCCGCCACCCGGGATGGGCCCCAATCCCTCTGGGACCAGctctgggggctgcagggctcgGAGGAGGGTTTGTGGCCTGTGGAGGTCTCAggcctcctgcccctcctctctccttcccactgTAATTCCTGTTCTTCTGTCCCCCCAGCTGGCGCTGTCTGGGCTCGTCGGCATCGTCTCCTGGAAACGGCCCTTCACCCTGGTGGTAGGTGTCTTCTGCGTGTGTGCTGTGGGTGTCCTCACGGacccaggccagggctgggcccGGCCCCTCACCCAGCTTCTGTCTTGGGGCACCACGGTCACCTgcttctcctctgccctgcaccagGACGGGGAGGGCAGAGCGAAAAGGCAATCCCCTGCTCATGCATGCGTGTATCACGCGTGCTGTCTTCTAACACGCATGCTGGCCTGTTGCCTCTCACTCCCGACATGCCTGCCCAGCTCATGACCTCTGTCTGTCCTGGCTGCAGATCACCTTCTTCACGCTGCTCTCCGTGCTGGGCGTCATGCTGAGCCTCGCCGGCTCCATCCTCTCCTGCCAGAACGCTCAGCTGGTGAAGTCCATGGAGACCTGCACTAGGGTAAggcctgacccagcccagcccttcGAGGGACTCTGCTTCCTGGGGCCGGGTGACAGCCCCTTTGGGAAGTGGGCACACCTGGGGGAGGCTGCAGATCAATGCCTGTGGCCGAGCGGAGTGGGCTTAGCCTCGGGCAGGGCAATGGGTCCATGGGAGAGAGGGGCCGTATCCCAGCTGCACGAAGCGGGGCTAGGCTCGGACAGTTCTTGGGGCTGGTTCTTGTGGAAGGGACCTGCTGGCTGGACAGATGATGCAGTGGCAGGAATCCTTGTGTCTGGCCCTGGGGACTCGGCCATTCCTTactcttagggttgccaaccctccaggattgtcctggagcctccaggaatgaaagattaTGCCATGTGACAAAACCTCCAgtaatacatccaaccaaaattggcaaccctactcactctgggtctctcctccctccaggaGAAGGACTCCTGTGTCTGCTGCCAGGACCGCTCTGAGTATTCGTCCATGGGCCCCGCCTGCAGCAGGCAGGGCGAGACACTGACCATGTTCCCCAACCCTGACTGCCAGAGCGTCCGCATGGCTCTGAAGGTAACCGGGTGGGCTGCACTGGGCAGGTGGGGAGGCTTGCAGTCTGCAGGGGTTCTCTGTGCAGGAGATGGGGGGCTTTGGAGCCTGATCGGGGCTCtctcctggggtggagggggctggTGTCTGTGGTGGGGCTGTTCTCTGGGTGGCTTGTATCTGGGGCGGTCCTTTCTATGCTTTCTGCAGTGGGGGGcagcttgggggcgggggagcggtTCTCTCTATGCTCTCTGCACAGAGCCTGCGCACACGCCGAGCAGCATCTCTCGGGCTCATTCCCATCTCTCCTCCGTCCCAGGATCTTCTATTCAGTGTTTGTGGCCTGACCATCTTCTCCACCATTGTCTGCACGCTCTCAGCTGTCATGTGCTGCATCCAGATCTTCTCCCTGGACATTATCCATGTGGTGAGTCCTGGCCTGGCCTGTGGCGCCTCTCCCAGAGAATTCCCGCTCCACAGGAATCCAGGAGCTCGGGGTTGGAGGGTCAGGCCCTGGGGATGCTGGAGAGAACCCGGCAgggacttttgtgtgtgtgtctgacaaGCAGCAGCTCCTTGGCATTTGCAGTGGGGCAATGTGCAGGGACTGGGAGTAGGGGGCGCTggagctgctccccccccccccccccgacaccccTCTGGGTGAGTAGGGCccccagcaggggaaggggatgTGTCCTGTCCCCACCTAGGCACCTGTCCCGAAGCGCTGGCAGGCTCCCctctcactcccctctccctgcagctggccCCACAGCGCTCCAGTTCGGTGACCCTGGAGTGCACGTCGCCCCCAGACCCCTTCCTGCAGAACATGATGGACTTTGAGGAGTTTGTGCCCCCGGTGCCGCCGCCACCGTACTATCCGCCAGAGTACACCTGCAGCTCCGAGACTGATGCCCAGAGGTACTGATACCCtggaggggagggcagtggggtgggcTCTGAGGCAGGGAGCGGAAGCCCATTGCTGAGTTGTGGGTGGGGGGACCCCAGGGACACACAGGATCAGCAGAagcacagggtgggggagggcagtgaggaGCGagtctgaggtggggctgggggacaggGGAACAGGGGTGGAGCcaagctggggttgggggcagagggagggagggggaggccagGGAAGGGCTTGGGGAGGACCCAGGGGTAACTCCGGGCAGGGTTCAGCCTGGACCCCACTAGGCTGCATCCATGGGAGGCTTGGCGCCCCATTGTGGCTGATGCACCTTTCCCATGTGAACCCACAGCATCACCTATAACGGCTCCATGGACAGCCCCGTGCCTCTCTACCCCACCGACTTCCCCCCATCCTACGAGACTGTCATGGGACTCCGGGCAGTCAGCCAGGTAAGGAGCCCAGGGGCTCTCAGCTTGGCCAGGCCAGAGCTGGGCGGTTGTTCAGAGAGGTGGGGCTGGCAAGGAGCAGGCGGTGCCTGGCCCAGTCCTCTCGCCAGAGGCTCAGGGTGCCCCAGGTCAAACCACAAAGCGAAGGGTGAGGGAGAAGCCAGAGCTGGGTTGGGCGAGGGGATGGAGGAACCGTAACGGACTCCAGGGGGATCCAGACTCTGAGGCCCAGGGTGCGAGCGGCACGTTCTTGCTGCCGTCTCCTCAGCCTATCACTGGCTGCACTGTGGTGTTAGAGAGACTGGGGTGGGGTGTTGAGGTAGCAGCCTACCTCACCTGCCCTGTCTTTGTAACAGCCTGGGGCCAACCTGGCCACAGCACACTGCCTACATTGTGCTATATCTATCATAGCTactccagccctggcctctcccagcatggggtgctgtgggggggggcagggcaggagcgctggctggGGGGAGCTCTCGGCTACGCCAGTGCCAACCTCTCccaggagggtgggttgtggggtctggggggcaggagcatGGGCTGGGGGGAGAATCTAGTGCGCAGCATCTCCCTGCCGGTACGGCTGCGTATGGTTCTGTGATGTGACGTGGTTGTGCCCACCCTGCAGGCCACCCTGTTTGATTCGCAGCTCACGGATCCATCGCACGGCTGCACCTGTGACCACGTCCCCTCCATCGTGCTCAGCGGGGAAGGTAACAGGATCCTTGGGCAGCAGCTGGGGACAGGGCCCGGGGGGAGGGAACCTGTGCCCAAGTCTGCCCATGACTGGGTGGGAGCTGGGGGCTGGAGAGGTGGGGGCAAAGTCCTGGTGAGCACCATATGGGTGCGCTATGCCTGTGGGCTGGTGAAAGGACAGGGGCATGTGCCCAGtaggggtggagctgggagtcCCGTGCCTGTGAGCTGGTCCCCCACAGGGCTGGGCTCAGCGCTCCCAAGGCAGGTACCCTGGGGACGTGCTCAGATCCCTCCCAGAGAGCCCTGTGCATCCTGCTCTGCTTGCGTGCCTTGCAGTGTCCATGGACAGCGGCTCCCTGGTCATGTCCGAGATCATCGACATCCCTGGCGACAGCAGCCCCTCGGAGGACTCCTGCctgctggagctgcagggctccaTGCGCTCGGTGGACTACATCCTCTTCCGCTCCATCCAGCGCAGCCGTGCGGACTACTGCCTGAGCGTGGACTGCGTGCAATGCGGCCACCATCCccgcagccccacgctgggcctgCAGGGCCCCTTCGAGGATATACCCCAGCCCCGGGTGCGGGGGGAGCGCTCTTactcctgctccacccctggTCCCAGTTACGAGGGGCTCCTGGAGCCAGGCGGGGCCGTGACCCACAGCTGCAATCGTCTGGAAGGGCTGGCTCGCTGCGCTGGGCCCTGCTTCCCTGAGGTGCGACTCAAGGGCAAGACCTTGCTGCCAGGGCATCAGGGCACCAGTTCCACCGGCTCCCTGTACCCAGGCCGCAGGCACCGTGGCTGTCAGCGACGCAACAGTGAGACGTCCTGCCTGCTGGGCCCAGCCCGGGGCCTGAGCCAACGGCCGCTCGTGCGGTCGCACAGCGACCCCGGCATTGCTGTTGCCGGAGATCCTGGTAGGTGGGAATTGCTGGGGGGAGCAGGACTGGCGTGGGTGCCCATGTGTCAGTCTGTTCTCACTCAcgcacttgggggtgggggatggaccAAGGGGTGTTCCGGGGGTTGCTGGTCAGTGGTCACCGATAGGTTGGGTGGGTGCGGTTTGCAGGCAGAGTGGAATTGGTGCACGTATTGATATGCAGCTCATGCCAGGGGACTGGTGCACTCCTGGCAGTAGGTGCGTGCCACCAGCCCGTGCAGGGGCTGGAATGTGTGTGATGGCATGCCCATGCACAGTGCTTGTGTGAGGGAACGGGTGCGTGCAGCCGATGGGCTGATGCATGGTCATGTGATGGGATCTGGGGCAGGAGGAGCACAGTCAGAGCCTGAGTATTTACCGCTGGCTTTCTTTCTCCTTCCAGCCGACTTGAGGGATCTGCTTTATACCAAAGCACTGGAGGATGATGCATCCAATTCTtcagcagacacaggtcagggcAGAGTCCGGTTTAGGATGAGTGTCTGACACGCGACCTGGGGGATGGGCTGGAAATCACTGGGGGGCTGATGAGTGACCCCTTTACTTGGGAGTGGCTGGCAGCGTGCTGGAGTGCCCCCTtctgggggaggctgggagcagagTAGCCTGGAGCTCCCCCACAACCAgcactcctgccctgctccctagaGCATCCCCTGCTGGGGGAGGCTGGCTCAATAGGAAGGCCCTTCACCCCCACAGAGTGCATTGCAGCCCTAGGCCTCTTGGCCACAGCCTCTGGGGACCATGGGGCCTGTGCTTTCTCCCATCCGTGTtcccctgtggccgcggttctcACTGGCCAGTCTCCATACAGGACTGTGCTCCGAAGCCTGCCTGTTCCGGCTCTCGCACTGCGACTCGCCCCCGCTCCTCCGGGCCGCCTCTGCCAGGAAGAACAAGCTGCCAGTGCCCAAGAAGGTGACACAGCGGCTGTCGAAGGCAGCAACGCGCTCCCTGGGGGATCTGAAGGTTTGTCGTGGTACCCGGGGGCTGGTGGCCAGGTTCCTGCAGAGATCCAAGCGCAGCCTGGCGTCTGGCGTGGAGATGGCTGGACACAGCTCCCAGGGCCACAAACAGGTAGGGGCTCCGTATTGGCCACACTCTGCGCTCAGGGCAGCTGAGAAGCCCTGGCAGGCCCCGGGCTGCCCATCCCCCTGGGCCCAGGCCTGGATTGTCCCCTACAGGCATTTCCAGGCCCAGTCCTGTCTAGCTCGGCGTCCCCTGCACCTGCCCTTCCCTGGGGAGActgcctggctgggagctcccaGGTCCCTTCTTGCTGGGCGATGGTATCCTGGAGCCACTTGCTGCAGACTCAGCCTATTAACCCTTGATTACCTCAGCCCCTCTCTATGCCCGGCTGAGTGCCCAACAGTGAGCTCATGAGAGGGACGTGACCCTCTGTACGCTCTCCCCCAGGCCACATTGGCCCTCAGGCTGCCATAGCCACAACAAACACCTGCCCATTGCCTGGGCGCTCTCCGCTGCCCCTCCCTTTCCAGGCCAGCTCCgggcaccagcagagcaagcGCCCGCCTGGGGCGGCACCGTCCGGGCaacttcttattttattttgcccCTCCGCAAGCCGGGCCCCCCGATTTTTGCTTGTGGCAGCAAAAAATGggagagccggccctgctccctttTCTCTGAGCAGGGCTTGTCGGGCTCCTGC
Proteins encoded in this region:
- the FAM189B gene encoding protein FAM189B; this translates as MPSPSDSSHSLTGRSSRSLTHLRVQRTWLQILLVLGFIQVILGILVITFSLVAATITPSTKVRHSCPSWAGFLLALSGLVGIVSWKRPFTLVITFFTLLSVLGVMLSLAGSILSCQNAQLVKSMETCTREKDSCVCCQDRSEYSSMGPACSRQGETLTMFPNPDCQSVRMALKDLLFSVCGLTIFSTIVCTLSAVMCCIQIFSLDIIHVLAPQRSSSVTLECTSPPDPFLQNMMDFEEFVPPVPPPPYYPPEYTCSSETDAQSITYNGSMDSPVPLYPTDFPPSYETVMGLRAVSQATLFDSQLTDPSHGCTCDHVPSIVLSGEVSMDSGSLVMSEIIDIPGDSSPSEDSCLLELQGSMRSVDYILFRSIQRSRADYCLSVDCVQCGHHPRSPTLGLQGPFEDIPQPRVRGERSYSCSTPGPSYEGLLEPGGAVTHSCNRLEGLARCAGPCFPEVRLKGKTLLPGHQGTSSTGSLYPGRRHRGCQRRNSETSCLLGPARGLSQRPLVRSHSDPGIAVAGDPADLRDLLYTKALEDDASNSSADTGLCSEACLFRLSHCDSPPLLRAASARKNKLPVPKKVTQRLSKAATRSLGDLKVCRGTRGLVARFLQRSKRSLASGVEMAGHSSQGHKQVPRSPWQAAEHTLPEGIHLQSCGDLSSTSSLRRLLSARRLERSRPHSLNGVYKESIL